From Stigmatopora argus isolate UIUO_Sarg chromosome 14, RoL_Sarg_1.0, whole genome shotgun sequence, the proteins below share one genomic window:
- the LOC144088553 gene encoding uncharacterized protein LOC144088553, which produces MRHLLAGLLMLLAFVSHPSVDCSRLCPHQCLCYGNSDSVDCSERGLERVPGGLPHGTWLLELRGNNLSEICGRAFAGLWSLRVLVLADSRVRALRPQAFFSLSYLERLDLSGNQLTSLPADFSVGLSALRILRLERNYLHHLPAFSFEYLDNVEKLDLSHNHLESVSPGVFRGLSRLRQLYMHNNKLSVVRQGSLDMLPALEVLQLSHNNISVIDTKALAPLYSLAVLHLEGNNLAHLKFKTFLSLHTTATHIQLAGNPWTCDCELHRVFSKIHHVRHLHVDDYRNVTCRLPPQLAGASLAWVDGRLCVAETATVLVITVTVLVTVVAALVMAERTRKRNQGKNWDTESQNNTHSPPS; this is translated from the exons ATGCGTCACCTCCTGGCCGGCCTTTTAATGCTTCTAGCATTTGTCTCCCATCCCTCGGTGGACTGCTCCCGGTTATGTCCGCACCAATGCCTCTGTTACGGAAACTCCGACTCGGTGGACTGCAGCGAGCGTGGGCTGGAACGGGTTCCTGGGGGGCTCCCGCACGGCACCTGGCTGCTGGAGCTGAGAGGAAACAACCTGAGCGAAATTTGCGGCAGAGCCTTCGCGGGCCTGTGGTCCTTACGGGTGCTCGTGCTGGCCGACAGCCGCGTACGGGCCCTTCGACCGCAG GCGTTCTTCTCGTTGTCCTACCTGGAGAGGCTGGATCTCAGTGGGAACCAGTTGACGAGTCTCCCCGCTGATTTCTCTGTGGGACTGTCCGCTCTTAGGATCCTGCGACTGGAGCGCAACTATTTGCATCATCTGCCTGCATTCAG CTTTGAGTATCTGGACAACGTTGAGAAACTGGACCTGAGTCATAACCATCTGGAGTCAGTGAGCCCGGGTGTCTTCAGAGGCCTGTCAAGACTCCGGCAACTCTACATGCACAACAACAAACTTTCTGTCGTGCGCCAAGGGAGCCTCGACATGCTTCCCGCACTGGAG GTGCTCCAGCTGAGTCACAACAACATTTCCGTGATCGACACCAAGGCTCTGGCGCCCCTCTACAGCCTGGCCGTTCTCCACTTGGAGGGGAACAACCTCGCTCACTTGAAATTCAAAACCTTCCTCAGTCTGCACACGACGGCGACGCACATCCAGCTGGCGG GGAACCCTTGGACGTGCGACTGCGAGTTGCACCGCGTCTTCAGCAAGATCCATCACGTTCGCCACCTCCACGTGGACGACTACCGCAATGTGACCTGTCGCCTGCCGCCGCAGCTGGCCGGGGCTTCTCTGGCTTGGGTGGACGGGCGGCTGTGCGTCGCCGAGACGGCCACCGTGCTCGTCATTACCGTGACCGTGCTGGTCACGGTGGTGGCGGCTCTGGTGATGGCGGAACGGACCAGGAAGAGGAACCAAGGCAAGAACTGGGACACAGAATCCCAAAACAACACCCACAGTCCGCCATCTTGA